A segment of the Odoribacter splanchnicus DSM 20712 genome:
TGGGAAACCAAAGCAAAAGATCTTTCAGAACGGTTCATCAAAAACTTCAAGAAATTTGAGGGTAATGCTGCCGGTAAAGCTCTGGTTGCTGCAGGACCGAAACTTTAAATTACAAGACTCCCGGAAACGGGAGTTTTTTTTATAGCTTCCCAAAACCTATCAAAAAGCATGTAATTTGAAATAAAATTGCATGCTATTTTTGTGAGACATAATTCTGATCTCTGATTTGATCGATAACATCTCTGAAAATAGGAAAACAGTATTCCGGATTGTTTTGCTTCATATCTAAGAGGAAAATGTAGCTGATAAATTTACACTATCATAATTACCGGGAAACAGAAACTCACAATAATTCCCGATAATAAAAAATAATAGGGTAAAAATACATATTATCCGAATGCCTCCAGAAGACTTCAGACAACAAATACACTTTAGAAGCATTGTTCGGCTCGAACAATTCACTCCAATGTGTCCTAAAAGAAATTCTATTATGAAAAAAGAGGGTGACTTCACCCTCTTTTTCCTATTATCCCATATATCCCTTCATGATTCCCCGCTTACTGTTGCGGACAAACATGATAATTTCATCCCTTTCTCTGGAAGCAGGCATTTCAGCTTCTATTCTTTCGATAGCATCGGAGTTGTTAAGACCCGATTGATAAAGAATGCGGTAAATATCCTGGATTTCATTAATTTTCTCGTTTGAAAACTCCCGACGGCGCAAACCGATAGAATTTACTCCGACATATGAAAGCGGTAAACGGCCGGCTTTTACATAAGGAGGTACATCTTTTCCAATCAAAGAGCCTCCCTGGATCATCACATGTTTGCCGATATGCACAAACTGATGGACAGCGGTCATTCCTCCCAGAATCGCAAAATCGTCTACGACCACTTCACCCGCCAACTGACAGGCATTGGTGATGATACAATTATTACCGATCTTACAGTCATGAGCGATATGGGCATAAGCCATAATCAAACAATTATCCCCGATTTCAGTAACTCCCTTAGCAGCAGTGCCCCGATTAACAGTCACACATTCGCGGATAGTCGTATTATCTCCGATTTTTACAATGGTCTTTTCACCTCTGAATTTCAAATCCTGGGGTACAGCAGCGATCACTGCTCCCGGAAAAATTTTACAATTCTTACCGATATGGGCACCTTCCAGAATAGTTACATTCGATCCGATCCGCGTACCTTCTTCTATCACCACATTTTTATCAATCGTCACAAAGGGTTCTATCACCACATTATCAGCAACCTGAGCTTCCGGATGAACATATGCTAACGGTTGTTTCATTCGTTTATTATTTAATGAATACTATATTACCTGAATAAAAAATTTCAGCCTGCAAATATAATTATAAGTTTTTGGTTTTTGCGACCTGAGCCATAAATTCTCCTTCACAAACCAGTTTTTTTCCAACATAAGCATATCCCTTCATCTGCACGATACCTCTTTTTATAGGTGCTGTAGTGATTAATTTGAAGACCAGTGTGTCACCGGGCACTACTTTATTCCGGAATTTCACCCCGTCGATCTTCATAAAATAAGTCGAATAGTTTTCGGGATCAGGCACTCCACTCAGCACCAATATACCACCACATTGCGACATCGCTTCCACAATCAACACGCCCGGCATCACCGGCTCATCAGGAAAATGTCCGACAAAATGAGGCTCGTTCATGGTCACATTCTTGCAACCGATCACCATGTTTTCAGTTACTTTATAAATCTTATCGACCAATAAAAACGGTGGGCGGTGAGGCAGTAAAGTACGGATCTTATTGATGTCCATCAGCGGAGTGGCATCTAAATCCAGATCTATAGGATAAGCATCGTCTTTCTCTTCAGCCAGAATTTCTTTATAGATCATCTTGGCCATAGAAGTATTTGCTTTATGTCCGGGTCTCTCAGCAATCACCCGGCCTTTGATAAAACGGCCACATAAAGCCAGATCACCGATAACGTCCAATAATTTATGACGGGCAGGCTCATTATCGAAATAAAGTTCCAGATTATTGAGAACACCTTCTTTAATCTGAATATTCCCGTAACCGAACAATTTAGCCAAACGATCGATTTCGGGCTGATCCATCTTACGGTCGACGATAACGATCGCATTACTCAAATCTCCTCCTTTAATCAGATTATTGGCCAGCAACATTTCCACTTCCCGCAGAAATACAAAAGTACGGCAAGGGGCGATCTCTTTCGCAAAATCAGTAGAAGCTTCCGAATAAGAAGCGAACTGCATCGCCAGATAAGGAGAATCGTAAGCTACCATGGTATTGATAGAATACGTATCATCCGGCAATAATGTAATGCGGGTATCCGAAGCTTCGCAATAAAATTCCATTTTTTTCTTTACTGAAAAATAACGGCGTTCTGCTTGTTGCTCTTCAATCCCAACTTTTTGAATCTCTTCCACATAATAACGGGCACTCCCATCCAAAATCGGAAATTCTTCTCCCGACAGTTCGATCACACAGTTATCTATACCGCAACCGTATAAAGCAGCCATAGCATGCTCTAAAGTATATACTTTGGCTCCGTCTTTTTGCAGACAACTGGCGCGATCTACCAATTCAATATATTTCGCCAGTGCCGGAATCTCGGTTTTCTCTTCGAGATCGACTCTGACAATTTTATATCCGGTATTTTCCGCTGCCGGCTTAAAGGTAGCACATACTTCTTTACCCGTATGCAAACCTTTGCCTTTTAATGAAAATTCTCCTTTTAATGTGTTTTGTTTCACTGACATTATTGTTTTGACTTTAATGTTTGTATTTCTTTTTCCAAATCCCGGAGCTGCCCGTATAATTCAGGTAATTTTCTGAACAGCACATAACATTTCCGATATTTCGAAACATCGAAAGCAGGTGCTCCCATAAATACGGATCCTTCGGGGACATCGTTCGTAACCCCGGATTGAGCGGCAAGCATCGTCTTGTCTTCAATCCTGAGATGTCCGGCAATACCGACCTGTCCGCCGAACATACAATGCGCACCCACCTTAGTTGTTCCGGCAATGCCACACTGAGCCGCCATCACCGTATTTTCTCCCACCACCACATTGTGAGCGATCTGAACCAGATTATCCAGTTTTACGCCTTTTTTTATACGGGTAGACCCCATAGTTGCCCGGTCAATACAAGCATTGGCACCAATCTCCACATTATCTTCAATAACGACATTACCAATCTGTGGCACTTTATTATAATTATCCCCATTGGGAGCAAAACCAAAACCATCTGCGCCGATCACCGTTCCGGCATGGATCGTACATCCACTACCGATCACACAGCCATAATAGATTTTTGCCCCGGCATAGATCGTCGTATGATCACCGATCACAACACCCTCACCGATATAAACCTGAGGATAGATTTTTACATCATTACCGATTTTCGCCCCTTTACCGATATAAGCAAAAGCTCCCACATAAGGAGCTTCACCGATAACCGCCCCTTCACCGATATAAGAAGGTTGTTCGATACCTGTCGGCCGGGAACGCATACTATCGTACATCTGCAACAAAGAAGCGATCGCTTCATAAGCCGAAGGCACCCGGATTAAGGTACAGGGTACCTGCTGTACAGGAGAAAAGTCATGATTCACCAAAACGACAGAAGCAGCTGTCGTATAAATATAGTGTTCATATTTGGGATTTGCCAGAAAGGCCAATGTATTGGGCTTTCCTTCTTCAATTTTAGATACATTATTAACCATCACTTCCCCATCCCCTTCAACTACACCTTTTAATAATGCAGCAATATCTTTCGCCTTGAATTCCATATTTCAAAAATTTCGGCAAACTTACAAATTTTATTTGTAACTCATAAAAATATTACGAATATGTTTCAATTTTAAGAAAAATGAAACATATTCCCCATTGAATCAACCTCATAATTAACAACCACTTATCTCCTCTTCAAACTATAAAGATCAGCTATCCGGAGGATATAACAAAAACGAAGCGACACCGATCTATTTAAAACTACGATTGAAATAGTTACAGGAGTTTCAACGATTACAAAGGTTTCAGCAGTCAAGTTTAACCGTTGTAACTAAAAACGGTAGTTTAAACCAGATTTATAAACTTTTGCCCTATTTATCCCGCGATTATTTTGTATTTTAATAATTAAGTCGTATATTTGCAGAGGTTTAAAGCCAAAGAGAGGGGACGGATGTCCCCTCTCTTTTGTATCAATCGCAAAACAAAGAGATGAAAACGGAAGAAATCAAACACCTCATAGAACCGGTTCTGACAGAACACCATTTATTTCTGGTCGAATTGAAGATTTCTAAAGACAATGTTATCGAAGTCTTTGTCGATGCTCTGGAAGGAGTCAACATACAGACTTGTATCGCCGTCAGCCGGGAGATCGAATCTTCACTCAACCGGGATGAAGAGGATTTCGAATTGACCGTATCCAGTGCCGGACTAGGTTATCCTTTCAAAGTGGAGCAACAATATCAAAAAAATCTGGGTAAAAGTGTCGAAATAAAGCTGAACGACCATACCAAACTAAATGGTATATTACTTCGTTTCACCCCGGAAGAAATTGTCATCGAACAGGAAGAGAAAAAAATCATCGAAGGAAGCAAACGGAAACAATTGGTAAAAACAGAGCGGACAATTGTCCGAAACGACATCAAAGAAATCAAAGATATCGTGAAATTTTGAACCGGAAAAACAGATAAAATAAATAATCAATAAAAATAAAAGCTAAAAAGTCGAAATGGAAAATATTAATCTGATAGATTCATTCGCTGAATTTAAAGAATTCAAAAACATAGACCGGGCCACATTGATGAGAGTATTGGAAGATATTTTCAGAAATATGCTGTTGAAAAGATATGGTACGGATGAAAATTTTGACATCATCATCAACATCGACAAAGGTGACCTCGAAATCTGGCGGAATCGTACTGTTGTAGAAGATGACAAACTGGAAAATCCCAATAGCGAGATTACTTTAACCGAAGCGAAAAAAATCGATGAAGATTATGAACTCGGAGAAGAAGTTACGGATGAAGTAAAATTCAAAGACTTCGGCCGCCGTTCTGTATTAGCTTTACGGCAGAATCTCTCCGCCCGTATTCTGGAATTGGAGAAAGACAATGTTTACAATAAATATAAGGATAAAGTCGGACAAATCATTTTGGGTGAAGTCTATCAGGTATGGAAAAAAGAAATGCTGGTCCTGGATGACGAAGGCAATGAATTGATTTTACCCAAACAGGAACAAATCCCGACAGACTTTTTCAAAAAAGGAGATTCCATCAAAGCCGTGGTCATTCGGGTAGAAATGCGGAATTCCAATCCTTACATTATCTTATCGAGAACTTCTCCGGTATTCCTGGAAAGATTATTTGAAAACGAAGTACCTGAAATTTTCGACGGTCTGATCACGATCAAGAACGTAGTCCGGGTACCGGGAGAGAGAGCCAAAGTTGCCGTAGAATCCTACGACGACCGTATCGATCCGGTGGGTGCTTGTGTGGGTATGAAAGGTTCGAGAATACATGGTATTGTCAGAGAGTTGAGAAATGAAAATATCGATGTGATCAATTATACCAATAATTTACAACTCTACATCACTCGTGCTTTAAATCCGGCTAAGATCAAAAATATCGAAATCGACGAAGCCCATAAAAAAGCAAATGTCTACCTCGATCCGGAAGAAGTATCACTGGCTATCGGTAAAGGTGGATTGAACATCAAATTGGCCAGTCAGCTGACCGGTTACGATATCGACGTATATCGCGAACTCGATCAAGCCCAGGAAGAAGATGTCAATCTGGATGAATTCGCCGATGAAATCGAAGGTTGGGTGATCGACGAACTGAAACGTGTCGGCTGTGACACTGCCAAGAGTGTATTAGAACTCAGCGAGTCAGAACTGGAAAGCCGGACAGACCTTGAAATTGAGACCATACGTGAGGTTCTCAATATTTTAAAAGCAGAATTTGAATAATTCTGTATTAACGCTTGTAAATTTGTAATCTCAATATGGCAGTAAGATTAAGTAAAATAGCCCGAGAATTTAACGTAGGTTTATCTACTATTGTAGAGTTCCTGCACAGTAAGGGGATCAAAATATCCTCAGATCCGAATGCAAAGTTAACGGATGAAGATTATGCTTTGGTTGCAAAAGAATTTTCATCTGACAGCCAGGTAAAAAAAGAGTCCTCTCTGGTTGATCTGAAAAATACCAGAAAGAAAAAAGAGACTGTCACAATAGACAACGCTGGCAACATCTCTTCAGGAAACGAAGATACAGAAGAAGAGGAAGAGGAATTCATTTCGATTAAAGATGAAGTGAGATTCGAAAATAAAATTAAGATTGTCGATCATATCGATCTGAATCCGGAGAAAAAAACACAACCGGAACCGGTAGAAGCAAAGGTTGAACAACCGAAAAGAGAAACTCAGGAAGAAATAACCGAAAAAGTGGAAGAACCGAAAGTAACCCGGGTTGAAGTAGAAGAAACTCAGGAAGAAGAAAGAAAAGTAACACCAGAAGTGGAGCCCGAAATTTCCGTACAAATGGAAGAGTCTTCCGAATCCACTCCTTTCAAAGTAGCACAACCTGCGCTGAAAGATGTAAAAGTAGTGGGTACAATCGACCTGGACGCCATCAACCAACGTACCAGACCTCCGAAAAAAAGTAAACAGGAACGGGAACGGGATCGCCGTGAACAGAAAAAAGCCAACAAGCCTTTCGTATCGGCCGCTAAAACCGAACAGCCGGTAGCAAGCCCATCGACAGATATCGTTAATAAGGGAGAAGAGGATGCAGATATCCGTAAAAAACGGAAAAGAATTCATCGTCAGGATGAAAAAATTCAGGTGGAAGCAGCTACCATTCCGGCCAAAAATGCCAAAATTGAAGAAAATAAGCGGAAACTGAAAAAGCTGAAGAAAAAGAAAAACGAAAAGACTGAAATCTCCGATGAAGATATCGACAAGCAAATCAAAGATACTTTTGCCCGCTTAGGAAGCAAAGGAAAATCACAGACTGCAAAACACCGTCGGGATAAGCGGGATGCTGCACAGCAAAAGTTACAGGCCGAACTGGAACAAGAAGAAAAGGAAAAGAGCATTCTGAAACTAACGGAATTCGTGACGGTAGCCGAATTGGCAACCATGATGAATATTAGTGTGACAGAGGTTATCTCTGCTTGTATGTCGCTCGGACTTTTTGTATCTATCAACCAACGCTTGGATGCAGAAACGATCAATATTGTTGCCGATGAATTCGGCTATTCGGTTGAATTTGTAAGCATTGAAATTCAGGAAGCCATCGACGAAGAGGAAGAAGATTCCGAAGAGAACCTGTTGCCACGTCCGCCGATTGTCACTGTTATGGGGCACGTCGACCATGGTAAAACCTCTTTATTGGATAGTATTCGTAAAACCAATGTCATCGCAGGTGAAGCCGGTGGTATCACACAGCATATCGGAGCTTACAACGTAAAATTGAGTGACGGCCGGACGATCACTTTCCTGGATACTCCGGGGCACGAAGCATTTACAGCGATGCGTGCCCGTGGTGCTCAAGTGACCGATATCGCTATCATCATCGTCGCTGCCGACGATAACGTCATGCCTCAAACCATCGAGGCGATCAACCACGCCAGTGCTGCGGGAGTACCTATTGTGTTTGCCATCAACAAAATAGATAAACCGGGAGCGAATCCGGACAAAATCCGGGAAGAACTGGCCAATATGAATTATCTGGTGGAAGAATGGGGAGGAAAATACCAATGTCAGGAAATCGCAGCTAAGAAAGGCTTAAATATCGAAGAGTTGCTGGAGAAGGTATTGTTAGAAGCCGAACTTCTGGATATGAAAGCCAATCCTCATAAGAAAGCTACCGGTTCTATCATCGAATCGTCTTTGGACAAAGGACGTGGATATGTAGCTACAGTGCTCGTACAATCCGGAACGCTTAAAGTAGGTGATATTGTGCTTGCCGGCCAGTATTTCGGACACGTCAAAGCCATGTTCAACGAACGGGGAGAAAAAATGGAGAAGGCAGGTCCTTCCGAACCGGCTTTAATATTAGGTTTGAACGGTGCTCCACAGGCAGGTGACAAATTCAATGTAATGGGGAACGAGAAAGAAGCGCGGCAACTTGCCAATAAACGGGAACAGCTCCAGCGTGAACAAGGTCTGCGTACTCAGAAACACATCACTCTGGACGAAATCGGACGCCGTATCGCTATCGGTAATTTCCAGGAATTGAATGTGATTGTTAAAGGCGACGTCGACGGTTCTATCGAAGCGTTGTCCGATTCACTGATCAAGCTGTCTACAGATGAGATCCAGGTGAACATCATTCACAAAGCTGTCGGACAGATTACAGAAGGAGATGTACTACTGGCTGCAGCCTCGAATGCAATCATCGTCGGGTTCCAGGTACGTCCGTCTATGGGCGCCCGTAAACTGGCTGAAAAAGAACAGATAGATATCCGGCTTTATTCTGTCATCTACCAGGCGATCGAAGAATTGAAATCAGCTATGGAAGGAATGCTTTCTCCGGAAATCAAAGAAGAAATCATTGCAACGGTCGAAGTTCTGGAAACCTTCAAAATCTCCAAAGTGGGTACCATCGCCGGTTGTATCGTCCGTGACGGCAAGATCACCCGTACAGCGAAAATCCGGGTTATCCGCGAAGGTATCGTTATTTACACCGGTGTTTTGGGTTCTTTGAAACGTTTTAAGGACGATGTAAAGGAAGTAACCAAAGGATTCGAATGTGGTCTGAATATCGAGAACTACAACGACATCCGGGTCGGAGACATGATCGAAGGATACCAGGAAGTGGAAGTGAAAAAAACACTTTAAATATATCGGACGAGCGACAAACGATTTCCATATTGCTTGCCGCTCTCTATTTTGTTAATCATTAATTAAGGAACATTTAACACCTGTCTAACACTGCTTATCAGGGATTATTTCTTTACTTTGTGATAGATAAAAAACAAAACAATTAATTTTTGAAAAAATGAAGAAGATATTGGTTATAATGGTACTGTTCGCAGCATTTACAACAGGACTGACAGCTCAGGTTTTAAAACCCGTAAAATGGCAAATCACCCAGAAAAAAGTGAGTGACGGAGTATATGATATCATCTGCAAAGCTACTGTAGACGGCGGATGGCATTTATACGACACGAAACTTCCCGAAGGCGGACCTCTGCCAACCACCTTCAATATGGATGAAGATGAAACCAGCGGTATCGAACTGGTAGGTGAATTCAAAGCGACAGAGAAAGCTCTGACCGAACATAGCGAAGCGTTCGATATGGATCTGAAATATTTTATCAATGCCGCTACTTTTGTTCAACGGGTCAAGGTAACCAGCGCAAAAGCTAAATTAGTGGGTTATGTAGAATATATGTCTTGCTCCGGCGGACAATGTACTCCTCCTGCAGAAGCAGATTTCAGTTTTGATTTAACAAAATAAGTACAGGATTCCGATTCCTGCTATAAAAAGAGACAAAGATCCAACCGATATTTTTGTCTCTTTTTTTCATTTTATCCGCTTATATAGTATGAAACATTTCCTGTTGGTTTTTCTGATTTCAGGATATATCCCGGCTTTAGCCCAACCCTGGTTATACCGGGATAATAGTCCGGAATTGGATAGCCTGAGCTTTTTTTTCTTCGGAGACGTCATGCAACACGAACCTCAGATCAGCGGGGCCTGGAATGCAGAGACAGCTGATTACGACTATCTGCCCTGTTTTCAGTACATCACTCCTTATTGGCAAAAAGCCGATTATGTCATCGCCAATCTGGAAACGACTTTATCCGACAGGGGGTATAGTGGTTATCCTCAATTTTGTGCTCCCTGGCAACTTGCCCGTGATTTAAAAGCATGTGGAGTCGACATCCTGACCACCAATAACAATCATTCCTGCGACAAAGGACATCGCGGTATAGCTAAAACCATATACTATCTGGATTCCCTGCAATTCCCCCATACCGGTACCTTTACCGATACAACGGCTTGGATTACCCGTTCTCCCCTTTATATTCGCCAGGGAAAATTCAAGATTGCCCTGATCAGTTATACTTATGGGACTAACGGTATTCCGGTAACCCACGGCCAGGTCGTTTCCATGATCGATACCTTTCATATGGCCCGCCAAATCGAAAAGGCCCTTTTAGACACGGTTACCAATATCATTGCAGTCATGCACTGGGGTGAAGAGTATTTTACAGCTCCGAATGCAACTCAAAAAAAACTTTCTTCCTGGTTGCACGAACGGGGAGCCGACATCGTCATCGGTTCACACCCACACGTCATCCAACCGATAAGCTATATTCAACACGAACAGGACACACTGGGTGTTACTGTCTTCTCTTTAGGAAATTTTGTATCCAACCAAAGTAAACGATATACAAACGGAGGCTTGGGAGTTCACCTCACTCTTTACCGCCAAAACGGGAAAACCCGTTACCGGATGCAAACCCTCAGTAACTATGTCTATCGTCCGCTGGAAGATGGGAAAAGACGTTATTATGTCATCCCCGAACCGGAAGCCCACCGAATCCTCGCCAGCCAGGACTCTTTGCTCTATACCCGATTTTTTCAGGATACCGATTCGATTATCGGTCATATAGCACCGAAATTCCAATTAGAATAGGTGCTCACCGAAATCGACTCCGCAAATATTTTTACCGGAAGGACTTATTTTATGTAATAAAATTTGTAATTTCGTAGAGTTAAAAAATAATAACTTTTAAATTATGAAAATTGCAGTAATTGCACATGATGGAAAAAAAGCCGAAATGGTAGCTTTCCTGAACAGACACATGGACTTTCTGAAATCCGTAGGTACAGAAATCGTAGCTACCGGAACTACAGGGAAACATGCACAGGATGCAGGTTTGGAAGTTGAACGCTTACTATCAGGGCCGTTGGGAGGTGATGCTCAGATTGCCGCATTGGTAGCTGAACACCAAATTGCGATGGTAATTTTCTTTCGGGATCCGCTGGGTAAACACCCACACGAACCGGATGTACAAATGTTAATGCGGGTATGTGACGTTCACAACGTACCTATCGCGACCAATCCAGCCAGCGCTGAAATGATGATTCGGGGATTCCTCGATATGCATCAGAAGTAAAGCCCGGACCCCGGACTTTACTAATGGAAACGTCTTTATCAATCGGCAGATAAAGCCGTTATTCAGAGAAATCTATGAAAACCTTTGCACAAACCATTCTCATCTATTATATTTGTGCAAAATATAAGATTCGGATGATCAGGAAATTTACAGCAATAACGCTTCTTTCTATGGCCAGCATAGTGATGCTTGCTTTTGTTGTATTTCCACATCATCATCACAACGAATATATCTGTTTCGCAACCGCTCACTGCCAGGATGAAGGAGAAAACGAAGAGCACAGTCATGACACAGGCAGTAGCAATCATCGGTGTGTAAAAAATCTTTTTCAAACCCAGATCAACCGGGGCCAAAATGTAGAACATCAGAGCGAAGAAGGAGCCTATCATCATTTTAGCCTCTCGTTGTTTCTTGTTTCCAATATTCTTGAATTCTTATCTTCTGAAGCAGAGCAACAATGTGATTCCGATAGTTATTATCAGGAAAAACTTCATACAGCCTGTTATATATCAGCCTTGGCCGGCCGAGCCTCTCCTTTTACAGTATAGTTTTCTAAATATCAGGGAGATACCCTTCTGATAAACCGGACAGAATTTTATCGTACCGATAAAGCTTAGTTCATAAAATTTATAAAGTCGATACCCCTGCGGGCGTTTTATTTACGGCCGCAGAACGATCGTTAGAAATGAGGTTTGGTATAATCCTCCGAAGAATACGATCCACTTTATAAACTTCAGACAGTGAAAACACAACTTTATCAGCTTTACCAATAAGAATTAACCGAATTAAATATCCATAAATAAAACGATATGAGACTATTTATTATAGCCCTAACTATTTTATCGATGTGTTTTTACGGATGTAAAAATACTCAAAAATCCTCTCATGAACACGAGACAGCCGAGGAGCATGCAGCTCATAACCACGACCATGAACACGAAAATCACGACCATGAACACGAAGGTCACAACCATGAAGAAGAGGAACATGAGAACGGCGAAGGACATAGTGATGAGATTATCTTCACAAAAGCACAGGCAGCCAAAACAGATTTTGAAGTGAAAGAAATACAGCCCGGAACCTTCCACCAGATTATCAAAACGACAGGTCAGGTGCTTCCGGCTCCCGGAGATGAATCGATCATCGTAGCCACCAACAACGGGGTTATTTCCTATGCTAACAATAACCTGGCGGAAGGAAGTATGGTAAAACAAGGACAACCTCTTTTTTACATTACTTCGAAGCACATGGGCGAAGGAGATTATTATACCCGTATCCATGCCAATTACGAAAAAGCCAAAGCCGAATACGAACGAGCTGAAAAATTAGTAAAAGATCAGATTGTTTCTCAAAAAGAATTTGAAAATGCCCGCTTAAATTATCAGAACGCCAAAACCGCTTATGAAGCTATTTCGGGTAAACAATCGGCCAAAGGTGTCGGGATCACCACTCCATTAACCGGTTATCTCAAAAACATCTCTGTCAAAGACGGCGAATATGTTACAGCAGGTCAGGCTATAGCCACTGTATCGCAAAATAAAAAACTGGTTTTACGTGCAGACGTATCTGAAAAATACTATAACTCGCTGAATTCCATCAATAATGCCAACTTTAAAACTCCTTACGATAATCGCGTATATGCTTTACCTGATTTATCCGGGAAATTACTATCCGTCGGTAAGGCTGC
Coding sequences within it:
- a CDS encoding efflux RND transporter periplasmic adaptor subunit; translated protein: MRLFIIALTILSMCFYGCKNTQKSSHEHETAEEHAAHNHDHEHENHDHEHEGHNHEEEEHENGEGHSDEIIFTKAQAAKTDFEVKEIQPGTFHQIIKTTGQVLPAPGDESIIVATNNGVISYANNNLAEGSMVKQGQPLFYITSKHMGEGDYYTRIHANYEKAKAEYERAEKLVKDQIVSQKEFENARLNYQNAKTAYEAISGKQSAKGVGITTPLTGYLKNISVKDGEYVTAGQAIATVSQNKKLVLRADVSEKYYNSLNSINNANFKTPYDNRVYALPDLSGKLLSVGKAAGTNSFFIPVTFEFDNRGDIIPGSFVEIYLLSYPMENVLSLPVSALTNEMGNFYVYRQLDEEGYQKQEVTLGANNGKEVQVLSGLTPGDRIVTRGAYQVKMASASAAIPGHTHEH
- a CDS encoding CapA family protein; its protein translation is MKHFLLVFLISGYIPALAQPWLYRDNSPELDSLSFFFFGDVMQHEPQISGAWNAETADYDYLPCFQYITPYWQKADYVIANLETTLSDRGYSGYPQFCAPWQLARDLKACGVDILTTNNNHSCDKGHRGIAKTIYYLDSLQFPHTGTFTDTTAWITRSPLYIRQGKFKIALISYTYGTNGIPVTHGQVVSMIDTFHMARQIEKALLDTVTNIIAVMHWGEEYFTAPNATQKKLSSWLHERGADIVIGSHPHVIQPISYIQHEQDTLGVTVFSLGNFVSNQSKRYTNGGLGVHLTLYRQNGKTRYRMQTLSNYVYRPLEDGKRRYYVIPEPEAHRILASQDSLLYTRFFQDTDSIIGHIAPKFQLE
- a CDS encoding DUF6769 family protein encodes the protein MKTFAQTILIYYICAKYKIRMIRKFTAITLLSMASIVMLAFVVFPHHHHNEYICFATAHCQDEGENEEHSHDTGSSNHRCVKNLFQTQINRGQNVEHQSEEGAYHHFSLSLFLVSNILEFLSSEAEQQCDSDSYYQEKLHTACYISALAGRASPFTV
- a CDS encoding protein-disulfide reductase DsbD domain-containing protein, whose translation is MKKILVIMVLFAAFTTGLTAQVLKPVKWQITQKKVSDGVYDIICKATVDGGWHLYDTKLPEGGPLPTTFNMDEDETSGIELVGEFKATEKALTEHSEAFDMDLKYFINAATFVQRVKVTSAKAKLVGYVEYMSCSGGQCTPPAEADFSFDLTK
- a CDS encoding methylglyoxal synthase yields the protein MKIAVIAHDGKKAEMVAFLNRHMDFLKSVGTEIVATGTTGKHAQDAGLEVERLLSGPLGGDAQIAALVAEHQIAMVIFFRDPLGKHPHEPDVQMLMRVCDVHNVPIATNPASAEMMIRGFLDMHQK